Proteins encoded by one window of Enterococcus saccharolyticus subsp. saccharolyticus:
- a CDS encoding glycoside hydrolase family 38 C-terminal domain-containing protein encodes MKARVCHFCRWLVAVQDLAAFSWTTLALVSGVATNQTEKLASADGRILENTQIKVEIAENGTLAITDKTTQETVTDLLVFENVGDIANEYIFMKPKNDQAILSNDVVADLKVVENHADKAVVKVTHVLEIPVSADELLDIEQQMVIGFTGRKAGRSKETAPLTIETFVTVHKDSKKVDFETRLNNQMKDHRLRVLFPTALQVETHEADSIYEIVERPNQVSPSWENPTNPQHQHAFANLHDATRGVTVGNFGLNEYEIVDDTIAVTLLRCVRELGDWGYFPTPEAQCLGEHTFNYSVELHGTPETRYETYKHAYTAQVPFTVA; translated from the coding sequence ATGAAAGCAAGAGTGTGCCATTTTTGCCGGTGGCTTGTTGCTGTCCAAGATTTAGCGGCATTCTCATGGACGACATTGGCATTAGTTTCAGGAGTAGCGACAAATCAGACAGAAAAATTAGCCAGCGCTGATGGACGTATCTTGGAAAATACACAAATTAAAGTAGAAATTGCTGAAAACGGTACTTTAGCAATTACAGACAAAACAACACAAGAGACCGTGACTGATTTATTAGTATTTGAAAATGTTGGCGATATTGCTAACGAATATATTTTCATGAAGCCAAAAAATGATCAAGCAATTTTATCAAACGATGTCGTAGCTGATTTGAAAGTTGTCGAAAATCATGCCGATAAAGCAGTTGTCAAAGTGACACATGTCCTAGAAATTCCTGTTTCTGCAGATGAGTTGTTGGATATTGAACAACAAATGGTCATTGGTTTTACTGGTCGTAAAGCAGGCCGTTCAAAAGAAACGGCACCGTTAACGATTGAAACATTTGTCACTGTTCATAAAGATAGTAAAAAAGTTGATTTTGAAACACGCCTAAACAATCAAATGAAAGACCATCGTTTACGTGTATTATTCCCAACTGCTTTACAAGTAGAGACGCATGAAGCAGATAGTATCTATGAAATCGTTGAACGTCCAAATCAAGTTTCACCAAGTTGGGAAAATCCAACGAACCCTCAGCATCAACATGCATTTGCTAATTTACATGATGCAACACGCGGAGTGACTGTTGGAAACTTTGGATTAAATGAATATGAGATTGTGGACGATACGATTGCGGTTACTTTATTACGTTGTGTTCGTGAACTAGGCGATTGGGGATATTTCCCAACACCAGAAGCACAATGTTTAGGAGAGCACACATTTAATTATAGTGTGGAACTTCATGGAACCCCTGAAACACGTTATGAAACATACAAACATGCGTACACGGCGCAAGTACCATTTACAGTGGCGTAA
- a CDS encoding glycosyl hydrolase-related protein: protein MAVQSGAYPATYHYVKVESETFVPTALKRRKADQALILRGYNMSDEVKALTIEKAESTPVVLNLLEEATEENYVSEIQPYEIRTIGLMN from the coding sequence GTGGCTGTTCAATCAGGCGCGTATCCAGCAACGTATCATTATGTAAAAGTTGAAAGTGAGACATTTGTGCCGACTGCATTGAAACGTCGAAAAGCTGACCAAGCATTAATTTTACGTGGATATAATATGTCAGATGAAGTCAAAGCATTAACGATTGAAAAAGCAGAATCCACACCAGTGGTATTAAACTTGCTTGAAGAAGCAACTGAAGAAAATTATGTATCAGAAATTCAACCATACGAAATTCGTACGATTGGTTTGATGAACTAG
- a CDS encoding CHY zinc finger protein, with product MIIYGKGIDTEGRCSHYHQENDIVGLKCLTCQKYYACYQCHDSCETHPFEAIPRTDSAPVICGRCRTTLTFAQYKTGACPYCHASFNPKCQLHESIYFSDK from the coding sequence ATGATTATTTACGGAAAAGGGATTGATACTGAGGGAAGATGTAGTCATTACCATCAAGAAAATGATATTGTCGGTTTAAAATGCCTGACATGTCAAAAATATTATGCCTGTTATCAATGTCATGATAGCTGCGAAACACATCCATTTGAAGCAATTCCAAGGACTGATTCTGCTCCTGTAATCTGTGGGCGTTGTCGCACGACATTGACGTTCGCTCAATATAAAACAGGCGCATGTCCCTATTGCCATGCTAGCTTCAATCCGAAATGCCAGTTACACGAGTCTATTTATTTTAGCGATAAGTAG
- a CDS encoding biotin transporter BioY — protein MRTKDISMVAMMMAIIIVLGMIPPIPLGFIPVPIVLQNLGIMLAGIVLGAKRGGLAVALFLILVAVGMPFLSGGSGGFSVFLGPTTGYLIGWFISAILIGLGQEKFMTTKNWGIKFLIVALPGVLLVDLLGSIGLSIVTGMNLSAAIISSAVFIPGDTLKVILVIIIAERLLKVIYRKERVVY, from the coding sequence ATGCGTACAAAAGATATTTCGATGGTGGCGATGATGATGGCAATTATTATTGTTTTAGGAATGATTCCACCGATTCCATTAGGTTTTATTCCAGTACCAATTGTGTTACAAAATTTAGGAATTATGTTAGCAGGGATTGTATTGGGAGCGAAAAGAGGCGGGTTAGCAGTTGCTTTGTTTTTAATCTTAGTTGCTGTAGGGATGCCGTTTTTATCTGGTGGTTCAGGCGGTTTTTCAGTTTTTCTAGGACCGACAACTGGTTATTTAATCGGTTGGTTTATTTCAGCTATTTTAATTGGTTTGGGACAAGAAAAATTTATGACAACAAAAAATTGGGGAATTAAATTTTTAATTGTTGCACTACCAGGTGTCTTGTTGGTCGATTTATTAGGATCAATTGGACTTTCAATCGTGACTGGTATGAATCTATCTGCTGCCATTATTTCCAGTGCTGTTTTCATCCCAGGTGATACTTTAAAAGTAATTCTAGTCATTATCATTGCCGAGCGATTATTGAAAGTTATTTATCGTAAGGAAAGAGTAGTTTATTAA
- a CDS encoding family 20 glycosylhydrolase, which produces MAPEIVSEEHLTKDEIREIILYAQHAGIEIIPDFDSPGHLKQILRTHPEWQLQKKLADGTLEKDPAALNICDPAAVAFILSIYQEYAELFTDSTYFHIGGDEFVDFDQIEAYPELRAYAKATYSEAAEGIDTFVAYVNQLIEKVSEWGFVPRIWNDGFFRLNRGEQVPLAKNVEITYWTK; this is translated from the coding sequence GTGGCGCCGGAAATTGTTTCAGAGGAGCATCTGACAAAAGATGAGATTCGTGAAATTATTTTATATGCACAACATGCAGGGATTGAAATCATTCCTGATTTCGATAGTCCGGGGCATTTAAAACAAATTCTACGGACACATCCCGAATGGCAGCTACAAAAGAAATTAGCTGATGGCACATTAGAGAAAGATCCTGCTGCGTTGAATATTTGTGATCCCGCAGCCGTGGCGTTCATCTTGTCGATTTACCAAGAATATGCTGAATTATTTACAGATAGTACCTATTTTCATATCGGTGGCGATGAGTTTGTTGATTTTGACCAAATTGAGGCGTATCCAGAATTACGTGCGTATGCCAAAGCAACTTATAGTGAAGCAGCAGAAGGAATCGATACGTTTGTCGCTTATGTCAATCAATTAATTGAAAAAGTGAGTGAGTGGGGATTTGTGCCACGAATCTGGAATGATGGTTTCTTCCGTTTAAATCGTGGGGAACAAGTACCATTAGCTAAAAACGTTGAGATTACTTATTGGACAAAATGA
- a CDS encoding copper homeostasis protein CutC, whose amino-acid sequence MLKEFCAENYTDLPQAIAKGANRIELCDNLAVGGTTPSTGVIEEALSYTGEKGVTVMTMIRPRGGDFIYTDIELKIMHTDLIEAKKLGTDGVVFGCLTPSNWLDEEALEMLIDNAEGLQITFHMAFDAIAKERQFEAIDWLAERGVTRILTHGGPSGTPIADNYDHLKALIAHANERIIILPGGGITFENAQEVVDTLGVTEVHGTKIVPLDSL is encoded by the coding sequence ATGTTAAAAGAATTTTGTGCAGAAAATTATACTGATTTACCTCAAGCAATTGCTAAAGGTGCCAACCGCATCGAACTTTGCGACAATTTAGCAGTTGGTGGGACAACGCCAAGTACTGGTGTGATTGAGGAAGCGTTAAGTTATACAGGTGAAAAAGGTGTCACTGTGATGACAATGATTCGTCCACGCGGTGGGGATTTTATCTATACTGATATTGAATTAAAAATCATGCACACGGATTTAATTGAAGCAAAAAAATTAGGTACTGACGGTGTGGTCTTTGGTTGTTTAACACCTAGTAATTGGTTGGATGAAGAAGCATTAGAGATGTTAATTGATAACGCAGAAGGATTACAAATCACCTTCCATATGGCATTTGATGCAATTGCCAAAGAACGTCAATTTGAAGCAATTGATTGGTTAGCAGAACGTGGGGTGACCCGTATTCTAACCCATGGTGGACCAAGCGGCACACCAATTGCCGACAATTATGACCATCTCAAAGCCTTAATTGCTCATGCCAACGAGCGAATTATTATTTTACCCGGTGGTGGTATTACCTTTGAAAATGCCCAAGAGGTTGTTGATACATTAGGTGTAACAGAAGTTCATGGAACCAAAATTGTCCCGTTAGATTCATTATAA
- a CDS encoding methyltransferase domain-containing protein yields MLKKIDRSALFLQENAPLFQCPLCHEPMTALAKGIICPNRHRFDLSKKGTLYFLDHQIKTEYDHEMFLHRGAMIQSGMYQPLLDVLAPLCENEQILDVGCGEGSFLNNLAKQVSLGASIGFDISKEGIYLATNQPANLFWCVADLTNLPFADASFSTILNIFSPSNYQEFDRILKTDGQVIKVVPRSGYLKELRAAFYPEDAQKQSYSNQQVVDKFQQIYPDMTQTQVTYVFDIPEKNRLSLLEMSPLEWGVSPERKAKIQANPLTQITIDLDILISKKN; encoded by the coding sequence ATGTTAAAAAAAATTGACCGTAGTGCATTATTTTTACAAGAAAATGCACCTTTATTTCAATGTCCATTATGCCATGAACCGATGACCGCTTTAGCCAAAGGAATCATTTGTCCGAATCGTCATCGATTTGATTTGTCGAAAAAGGGAACATTGTATTTTTTAGATCACCAAATTAAAACAGAATATGACCATGAGATGTTTTTACATCGTGGAGCGATGATTCAAAGTGGCATGTATCAACCATTGCTTGATGTTTTAGCACCACTTTGTGAAAATGAACAAATTCTTGATGTTGGTTGTGGCGAAGGAAGTTTCTTAAACAATTTAGCCAAACAAGTTTCTTTAGGAGCGAGCATTGGTTTTGATATTTCAAAAGAAGGCATTTATTTAGCCACCAATCAACCGGCAAATTTATTTTGGTGTGTCGCTGATTTGACGAATTTACCTTTTGCGGATGCATCGTTTTCAACTATCTTGAATATTTTTTCGCCATCCAATTACCAAGAGTTTGACCGTATTTTAAAAACAGATGGTCAAGTAATTAAAGTTGTGCCGCGCAGTGGCTATTTAAAAGAACTACGTGCTGCTTTTTATCCCGAAGATGCGCAAAAACAAAGCTATTCAAATCAACAAGTTGTCGATAAGTTCCAACAAATTTATCCTGATATGACACAAACACAGGTGACCTATGTGTTTGATATTCCTGAAAAAAATCGCTTGTCTTTATTAGAAATGTCACCGTTAGAGTGGGGCGTTTCACCAGAAAGAAAGGCAAAAATTCAAGCAAATCCTCTAACACAAATTACAATTGATTTAGATATCTTAATTAGCAAAAAAAATTGA
- a CDS encoding Ig-like domain-containing protein, with amino-acid sequence MKKFTYQTVSKTALFTLFVPFLLTSTVALAEEGVPTTVESTVETTVAIEPNALQVANASLSINVNEEQLIQVTVLPENAENKQVSWASANEQIAKVTDGRVQGLKAGTTTITAKTVNGLEQKISVTVTDPVIEVTDSGDSGIRLAGLTSVLPQAATLKVAVMQQETEIYQKIKEETKGDIRLYDIQLVNQSGEVQPTGTVTVYIPVPKKFNQERVELYTYDAQTKQVKAVKGKVEKNFYVFETTHFSYYALVETLDTQILTDGINQATALAKDQYTPTSWAALTTTLTTAQDVVVNAQEQADIDAAVKNLTQAMDNLVATPDKKALEQAITQAKKAKQTDYEATSWQAFQEKLTQATTVFDNADATKEEVATAVEQLTKAQKELQTVQAKVDKSQLSAAIKKAEALTSKEYTEKSWQAVETALAKAKEVATSDATQAAVDDATKALTTAIDKLEKQSETPAVDKQKLAEAIKKAEKLAKEHYTGETWKVFAEKLAAAKKIIDQADVVQQKVDDALTELTKAKEALIAKADKETLGKLIDQALKLKAIDFDMKSWDAFKNSLAEAQGVFNNAKATAQEIADGIKKLEADIAALKAARNTSTRNNFTRNTTTNTTRRNSSFTLPKRTNTTYPTSTRKTSLLPRTGEQFSDYLPIVGGVIVIAGLVIFIKRRKTN; translated from the coding sequence ATGAAAAAGTTTACGTATCAAACAGTAAGCAAAACGGCTTTGTTTACATTATTCGTACCTTTTTTACTAACAAGTACAGTAGCCTTAGCCGAAGAGGGGGTACCTACAACTGTAGAAAGTACGGTAGAAACAACAGTTGCTATCGAACCTAATGCATTACAAGTAGCGAATGCTTCGTTAAGCATCAATGTAAATGAGGAACAACTTATTCAAGTAACTGTTTTACCAGAAAATGCTGAAAATAAACAAGTCTCATGGGCAAGTGCCAATGAACAGATTGCTAAAGTTACAGATGGACGTGTGCAAGGACTGAAAGCAGGGACAACGACGATTACTGCGAAAACGGTCAATGGATTGGAGCAAAAAATTAGCGTAACCGTGACAGATCCAGTCATTGAAGTTACAGATTCAGGAGATTCGGGGATTCGTCTTGCTGGATTAACGAGTGTGTTACCACAAGCAGCTACACTAAAAGTAGCAGTTATGCAACAAGAAACAGAAATTTATCAAAAGATTAAAGAAGAAACAAAAGGCGACATTCGTTTATATGACATTCAATTAGTGAATCAATCTGGTGAGGTACAACCCACTGGTACAGTCACAGTCTATATACCAGTCCCAAAAAAATTTAATCAAGAACGAGTGGAACTATATACTTATGATGCGCAAACGAAACAAGTAAAAGCAGTCAAAGGGAAGGTCGAAAAAAATTTTTATGTGTTCGAAACAACCCATTTTTCGTATTACGCATTAGTGGAAACGTTAGATACACAAATTTTAACTGATGGTATTAACCAAGCGACTGCCTTAGCCAAAGACCAGTACACACCTACTAGTTGGGCAGCATTGACGACTACTTTAACCACTGCACAAGATGTTGTGGTGAATGCCCAAGAGCAAGCGGACATTGATGCTGCAGTGAAGAACTTAACGCAAGCAATGGACAATTTAGTTGCGACACCTGATAAAAAGGCATTAGAGCAAGCAATTACGCAAGCGAAAAAAGCCAAACAAACAGACTATGAAGCAACTTCTTGGCAAGCTTTTCAAGAAAAATTAACACAAGCAACAACTGTTTTTGACAATGCGGATGCGACGAAAGAAGAAGTCGCAACGGCAGTCGAACAACTAACAAAAGCGCAAAAAGAATTACAAACAGTACAGGCGAAAGTTGATAAGAGCCAATTATCAGCTGCTATTAAAAAAGCCGAAGCACTGACATCAAAAGAATATACTGAAAAAAGTTGGCAAGCTGTTGAAACAGCGTTAGCAAAAGCCAAAGAAGTCGCAACAAGCGATGCTACGCAAGCGGCGGTGGATGATGCCACAAAAGCACTCACTACGGCTATAGATAAATTAGAAAAACAATCAGAGACACCAGCGGTTGATAAGCAAAAACTGGCAGAAGCTATTAAAAAAGCCGAAAAATTAGCAAAAGAACATTATACGGGTGAAACTTGGAAAGTTTTTGCTGAAAAATTGGCTGCTGCGAAAAAAATTATCGACCAAGCAGATGTTGTGCAACAAAAAGTGGACGATGCTTTAACTGAATTGACAAAAGCAAAAGAGGCATTAATTGCTAAAGCAGATAAAGAAACTTTAGGTAAGTTAATCGATCAAGCGTTAAAACTCAAAGCGATTGATTTTGATATGAAATCATGGGACGCGTTCAAAAATTCTTTAGCAGAAGCACAAGGCGTTTTTAACAATGCGAAAGCGACAGCGCAAGAAATTGCTGATGGTATTAAAAAATTAGAAGCGGATATCGCTGCCTTAAAAGCGGCACGCAATACTAGCACACGTAATAATTTTACTAGAAACACAACGACAAATACAACTCGTCGAAACAGCTCGTTCACTTTACCAAAACGAACCAATACAACGTATCCAACAAGTACGCGTAAAACAAGTTTGTTGCCACGTACAGGTGAACAATTCTCTGACTACTTACCAATTGTTGGGGGCGTGATAGTGATTGCTGGTCTAGTGATTTTCATCAAACGCAGAAAAACAAATTAA
- the trmL gene encoding tRNA (uridine(34)/cytosine(34)/5-carboxymethylaminomethyluridine(34)-2'-O)-methyltransferase TrmL, translating to MNHIVLFEPQIPANTGNIARTCAATNSPLHLIEPLGFSTDDKQLKRAGLDYWHDVNITYHKSLADFMASVEGQAVHLISKFANKVYSEETFDDGRDHYFLFGKETTGLPEEFMRENAEKCLRIPMNDEHVRSLNLSNTAALIVYEALRQQGFPNLELTHHYENDKID from the coding sequence GTGAATCATATTGTTTTATTTGAACCACAGATTCCAGCAAATACTGGAAATATTGCACGTACGTGTGCAGCAACGAATTCACCGTTACATTTAATTGAACCATTAGGCTTTTCTACGGATGATAAGCAGTTAAAACGTGCCGGTTTAGATTATTGGCATGATGTGAATATTACGTATCATAAAAGTTTAGCTGATTTTATGGCAAGCGTAGAAGGTCAAGCAGTCCATTTAATTTCTAAATTTGCGAATAAAGTGTATAGCGAAGAAACCTTTGATGATGGGCGTGACCATTATTTCTTATTTGGGAAAGAAACAACCGGATTGCCAGAAGAATTCATGCGTGAAAATGCAGAGAAATGTCTACGTATCCCAATGAACGACGAACATGTCCGTTCATTAAATCTATCCAACACAGCAGCCCTAATTGTCTATGAAGCATTGCGTCAACAAGGATTTCCCAATTTGGAACTCACGCATCACTACGAAAACGATAAAATCGATTAG
- a CDS encoding histidine phosphatase family protein, with the protein MQLYFTRHGKTEWNQARRFQGMNGDSPLLPTSYEQIRLLGEHLKEIPFEAIYSSPLKRARETAQGIQQELFHPTEIIYKDGLREMGYGELEGQSIDDMYQLYGNDLTNLRHHLDRYDPSAFNGETTEEMLQRVSSVIFEAVAIHDGPLLFVGHGASFTATVQYLAGKKVSELKAMGNLLNNSLTILETVDKQTPYHLSQWNDVRFLA; encoded by the coding sequence ATGCAACTTTATTTTACACGTCACGGTAAAACAGAGTGGAATCAAGCACGCCGTTTCCAAGGAATGAATGGGGATTCCCCTTTATTGCCCACAAGTTATGAACAAATCCGTTTGTTAGGTGAACATTTAAAAGAGATTCCCTTTGAAGCGATTTATTCTAGTCCGTTAAAACGTGCGCGTGAGACGGCTCAAGGAATCCAACAAGAATTGTTCCATCCGACTGAAATCATCTATAAGGATGGCTTACGAGAAATGGGTTATGGCGAATTAGAAGGTCAAAGCATTGATGACATGTATCAACTATACGGCAATGACTTAACGAATTTACGTCATCATTTAGATCGGTATGATCCATCTGCATTTAACGGAGAAACCACAGAAGAGATGTTGCAGCGAGTGTCATCGGTGATTTTTGAAGCAGTTGCCATACATGATGGTCCCCTGTTATTTGTCGGACACGGCGCTTCTTTTACCGCCACTGTGCAATATTTAGCAGGAAAAAAAGTTTCTGAATTAAAAGCAATGGGCAACTTATTAAATAATAGCTTAACAATTTTAGAAACAGTCGATAAACAAACGCCTTATCATCTTTCTCAGTGGAATGATGTTCGTTTTCTAGCGTAA
- a CDS encoding ATP-dependent RecD-like DNA helicase — translation MLPEKTYVVGKVAAIFFQNPSNFFKVLLVRIEETNAEYREKEIVVTGSFGEVQEEESYRFFGEMVEHPKYGEQLKADTYQKEQPTSENGLIHYLSSEKFPGIGKKTAERIVDLLGEQAIDRMIAEPELLGQVPGLTEKKQKMMLETIRLNYGMDQVIVGLNRFGFGSQLAFAIYQAYKNTAIEMIEENPYRLVEDIEGIGFKKADNIAEQLGIEATSPKRMRAAILHQIFQQSMQTGNTYVPAQELLDQTIRLLETSRPVEIHPEQVADVVIQLVDQGKIQQEGTNLYENSLFFSEWGIATSIQRLLQRKKEINYPEKTVEKCLRKIEKRLGIVYGSSQEEAIKQAIRSPLFILTGGPGTGKTTVINGIVQLFAELNEVDLEPSKYTEETFPILLAAPTGRAAKRMNETTGLPSGTIHRLLGLNGREKATAMAPKELEGGLLIVDEMSMVDTWLANTLFKSISTNMQVIFVGDKDQLPSVGPGQVLHDLLEIDDIPKQELNEIYRQGDGSSIIPLAHEIKNGRLPQNFTQNQKDRSFFACDAYKIEPIIAQIVQRAKDRGFTPQDIQVLAPMYRGAAGIDALNKMMQEIFNPNPDGKKKEVHWNETVYRIGDKVLQLVNSPEDNVFNGDMGQIVGITYAKNSEDKVDELTIQFDANEVTYKRSEWNKITLSYCCSIHKSQGSEFKMVILPMVHQYQRMLQRNLLYTAITRSKELLILLGELPAYQQCVANESNLRYTTLKERILGIDSLSSTMRQRIHQYEEADEEPFAEEDNVAPLPIVEASEAQTSLFSEEASLIEEAFEQLPEYLTEEVIQTGQIDPMIGMAGISPYDFQTN, via the coding sequence ATGTTGCCAGAAAAAACGTATGTTGTCGGCAAGGTTGCCGCTATTTTTTTTCAAAATCCAAGTAATTTTTTTAAAGTATTACTCGTTCGCATTGAAGAAACCAATGCCGAATATCGTGAAAAAGAAATAGTGGTAACAGGAAGTTTTGGCGAGGTACAAGAAGAAGAGAGTTATCGTTTCTTTGGTGAAATGGTTGAACATCCAAAATACGGTGAACAATTAAAAGCTGACACGTATCAAAAAGAACAACCTACTTCAGAAAATGGCTTAATTCATTACCTTTCAAGTGAAAAATTTCCAGGAATAGGTAAAAAAACAGCCGAACGAATTGTCGATTTATTAGGTGAACAAGCCATCGACCGTATGATTGCAGAACCAGAATTGTTAGGACAGGTACCTGGGTTAACCGAGAAAAAACAAAAGATGATGTTAGAAACCATTCGTTTAAATTATGGGATGGATCAAGTCATTGTCGGTTTAAATCGTTTTGGCTTTGGTAGTCAGCTGGCCTTTGCAATTTATCAAGCTTATAAAAATACGGCGATTGAAATGATTGAAGAAAATCCGTATCGTTTGGTTGAAGACATTGAAGGTATTGGATTTAAAAAAGCCGATAATATTGCGGAACAATTAGGCATTGAAGCTACTTCGCCTAAACGGATGCGTGCTGCCATTTTGCACCAAATTTTCCAACAATCGATGCAAACCGGCAATACGTATGTCCCTGCACAAGAATTGCTGGATCAAACGATTCGTTTGTTAGAAACGAGTCGACCAGTGGAAATTCATCCAGAACAAGTAGCTGACGTGGTTATCCAGTTGGTCGATCAAGGAAAAATCCAACAAGAGGGCACAAATTTATACGAAAATAGTTTGTTCTTTTCGGAATGGGGCATTGCGACGTCCATTCAACGCTTGTTGCAACGAAAAAAGGAAATCAATTATCCAGAAAAAACGGTGGAAAAATGTTTACGGAAAATTGAAAAACGCTTAGGTATTGTGTATGGTTCGTCTCAAGAAGAGGCTATCAAACAAGCCATTCGTTCGCCGTTATTTATCTTAACAGGAGGACCTGGTACAGGGAAAACCACCGTTATCAATGGAATTGTGCAATTATTTGCGGAATTAAATGAAGTGGATTTAGAACCAAGCAAATACACAGAAGAAACATTTCCTATTTTATTAGCAGCACCAACTGGTCGTGCTGCGAAACGGATGAATGAGACAACAGGTTTACCTAGTGGGACCATTCATCGTTTGTTAGGGTTAAATGGACGCGAAAAAGCAACAGCTATGGCACCTAAAGAATTAGAAGGTGGTTTATTAATTGTCGATGAAATGTCGATGGTCGATACATGGCTAGCCAATACCTTATTTAAATCTATCTCAACGAATATGCAAGTTATTTTTGTTGGGGATAAAGACCAATTACCCTCTGTTGGACCAGGACAAGTCTTGCACGATTTGTTAGAAATTGACGACATTCCCAAACAAGAATTAAACGAGATTTATCGTCAAGGAGATGGTTCAAGTATTATTCCATTAGCGCATGAGATTAAAAATGGTCGGTTGCCACAAAACTTTACACAAAATCAAAAAGACCGTTCCTTTTTTGCTTGTGATGCTTACAAAATTGAACCGATTATTGCGCAAATTGTACAACGTGCTAAAGATCGTGGTTTTACGCCACAAGATATTCAAGTGCTAGCACCTATGTATCGAGGGGCCGCCGGGATTGACGCACTCAATAAAATGATGCAAGAAATCTTTAACCCTAATCCTGATGGCAAGAAAAAAGAAGTGCATTGGAATGAAACGGTGTACCGCATTGGTGACAAAGTCTTGCAGTTAGTCAATTCGCCCGAAGACAATGTCTTTAACGGTGATATGGGGCAAATAGTAGGAATTACGTATGCCAAGAATTCAGAAGATAAAGTGGATGAATTAACAATTCAATTTGATGCCAATGAAGTAACGTATAAACGCAGTGAATGGAATAAAATTACCTTGTCGTATTGTTGTTCGATTCATAAATCGCAAGGTAGTGAGTTTAAAATGGTCATTTTACCGATGGTGCATCAATATCAACGCATGTTGCAACGGAATTTATTGTATACGGCAATTACTCGTAGCAAAGAATTGCTCATTTTATTAGGTGAATTACCGGCTTACCAACAATGTGTGGCGAATGAATCCAATTTGCGTTATACCACCTTAAAAGAACGTATTTTAGGCATTGATTCCTTGTCTTCAACTATGCGCCAACGCATTCATCAATACGAAGAAGCGGATGAAGAGCCATTTGCCGAAGAGGATAATGTGGCACCACTGCCAATAGTTGAGGCGTCAGAGGCACAAACATCTTTGTTTTCAGAAGAAGCTAGTCTGATTGAAGAAGCGTTCGAACAATTACCAGAGTATTTGACAGAAGAGGTCATCCAAACAGGACAAATAGATCCAATGATTGGAATGGCGGGAATTTCTCCTTACGACTTTCAAACCAATTAA